The window GGTGCTCGATCTGCTGGTAGTGGTCCAGTTCGGAACGCTCTTCATCGGAGATGCCTTCGGTCTTCTCTCGATGAATGAGATCGGCAACGCGCTGCCGTGTCGCTTCCGATGGGCGGAACGCGACGACCTTGCTGGGGCTCGGGCCGGCTGCGATGAAATCCACGATTTCGTCGTAAGCACGCGCCAGGCTCATCGCTCACTCCCTATTGCCGGTCCTGGGGCACGCCGCTCCTGCAGCGTCGGCTCGTCATGCCACTTGCGCGGGTTGCCGCACATAGAGCATGAGCAGGGTGTCCGCGTGCGCACCAGCCGTCCGATCCGGCGCGCATCACCCTTGTGCGCGCCGCCGTAGTAGTGCTCCACCCGGCGCTTGATGCGGGCTTGCTGGTGTCGGCGGAAGGCGCGGGATCTCATGACTCGAAGTATGAGGGCAAAAATTCGCCGCAGCAAGCGACTAAAATGACCGTCACGAGCAGTCGTCGGGCCGGCCGGCGCGGTGATCGCCGACGTCACTGCTGCGAGAGAGCTACCTCGTCCAGCGCGCGGCCGAGCCGCGCCAGGCCTTCCGCGAACGTGGCCGGGTCCGCGCCGAGGGAGATGCGGAAGTGCTCCGGCATCCCGAAGAAGCGGCCCGGGACGACCGACGTCTCGTACTTCTCGCGGAGCAGGTCGCACAGCCCGTCGGCGCTGCCCGAGCGCAGGCGCGGGAAGGAGACGGTGCCGAAGCGGTGTGGGATCCAGTCGAGATCTTCGCGCGTGCGGAAGAACGCGTCGAGCGCCGCGCCGTTCGCCTCCAGCAGCGCGCGCGAGCGGGCGGCGATCCGGTCCAGGTGGCGGAAGGCGGCCACGCTCAGCCGCTCGCCGGCGTGCACGCCGATGTTGCTGAACAGCTCGTTCAGCCGCCAGAGCCGCTCCACCAGCGCCGGCTCGGCCAGGATCCAGCCGCAGCGCAGCCCGTTGAGCCCGTAGACCTTGGTGAGGCTGCTGGTGACGACGAACTCCGGGCCCAGGTGGAACGCGGTGCGGGGCGGCCGCTCGAAGAGCGCGTCGAGGTAGACCTCGTCCACCAGCACGCGCGCGCCGGAGCGCCGGGCGACCTCGCCCACCCGGCGCAGCGTCTCGTCGTCCGTGAGCGCGCCGGAGGGGTTGTGCAGGTTGGTGAGGACGACGAGGCGCGTGCGCGGCCCCGCCTGCCGCTCCACCTCGGCCGGGTCCACGCGGAAGCCGTCTTCAGCGCGCCGGGCGAAGCGCCTGACCTCCGCGCGGAGGTAGCGCGCCACGGCCAGCAGCGGCTCGTAGCCCGGGTGCTCGATCAGCACCTCGTCGCCCGGCTCCAGCAGCGCGGCCATCGCCAGGTGGTTGGCCATGGAGGTGCCCATCGCCGGGAAGACGCTCTCCACGGGCACGCCGTAGCGCGCGCCGATCGCCTCCAGCAGGGGCACGTAGACGTCCGGCCCGTTCAGCTCCAGCTCGTCCAGCCTCACCGGCAGGTCGCGCAGCGGGAAGAACGGCGCGCCGCTCGAGGTGAGGTTGAAGCGCGCCTTCGAGCGCGTCTTCGCCCACAGCAGGTAGTCGGAGCCGAGCGGGCGGGATGCTTCGCTCATGCCGTTCTCCGCCGACGCCAGAAGAGGTAGACGGGGAGCCCCGCCAGCATGATCGCCACCCCGATGGCGCTGTTCGCCGGGTACTTGTAGAGGGTGCTCGCCACGATCAGCGCGCAGGCGGCGATGAAGAACGCGGTGGTCAGCGGGTGGCCGGGGACGCGGGCGCCGCTCCACCCCTCCGAGCCGTCCGCCTCGCCGCGCGCCGCCCGGCGGCGGAAGACGAAGAGCGTGCCGGCGGTGAGCCCGAAGAAGATGAAGTCCACCGAGACCACGTAGTTGAGGATCTGCTCGTACGTGCCGGTGAGCGCGATCACGAGCGCCAGCACGCCCTGCAGCGCGATGGCGACCACGGGCGCGCGCGTGCGCGGGTCCAGCCAGGCCACGCGGCGGAAGAAGAGCCCGTCGTCGGCCATGGCGAAGTAGACGCGCGGGGCGGTGAGCATCCCCTGGCTCAGGAAGCCGAAGGTGGAGACGGCGATCCCCACCGCGATCAGCGCCGCCCCGCGCTCGCCGAACGCCAGGCGCATGACGGCGGAGGCGGGCGCGGGCTCCGCCGCCAGTCCGGCCGCGCCGAGCGCCAGCACGCACGCCACGTTGACGGCCACGTAGAGCGCGATCACCCCCAGCACGCCGATCAGCAGCCCGCGCGCCAGGTCGCGCCGCGGGTCGCGCATCTCGCCCGCCACGAAGCTGGCCGTCTGCCACCCCCCGTAGGCGAACATCACCGGGATCATCGCCGCGCCGAACGACGCCAACCCGCCCGACGCCGGGCGCGCGGCCGCCGTCGACGTCTCCGACGCCCCGCCGGCGAAGAAGAGGCCGGCGGCGACGAGGGCGGCGATGGCCAGGATCTTCAGCACCATCAGCCCGCTCTGCACGCTGCTCCCGGCGCGCACGCCCAGGCAGTTGACCACCACCAGCACCGCGAGGGCGACCCCGGCCAGCGCCGGCTCGGCGAGCGGCACGTGCGTGACCTCGCGGAAGTAGCGGGCGAAGGTGACGGCCACCGCGGCCATCCCGCCCGTCTGGATCACCAGCAGCAGCGCCCAGCCGTAGAGGAACGCGAGCGCGGGGTGGTAGGCGTCGCGCAGGTAGGCGTACTGCCCGCCGACCTGGGGTCTGCGCGCGGCGAGCTCGGCGTAGACGAACGCCCCGGCCAGCGCGATCGCCCCGCCCGCCGCCCACGCGCCCACGATCAGCGCCGGCGTGTGCACCTGCCGCGCGACCACGTGCGGGTTGACGAAGATCCCCGACCCGACGATGCCGCCCATCACGATCATCGTCGCGTCGAAGAGCCCCAGCCGGCGCGCGAGCCCCGGCGCGGCGGCGCGGTCAGCGGCGTTCAACGGGTGCTCGCATGCGGACGGGATCGTCGGGGAGGAGGGGGGTCGGTTCAGCCAAGATACCAGTAGAGCGCCGCGCAGACGAGAATGCCCGCCGCCGCCGCGGCCCCCCACTGCCAGGTCCGGCGCCGGTGCCGGCCGGCGCCTGCCGGGTCCCCGCGCCGCGCCTTCCACGCGTGGTACAGCGCGACGGCCAGGCAGACGCCGGAGACGGCGTAGAGCGCTTCCAGGAGGTTGACCATTCGCTTCGATCGGTAAGTGGTCGGATCGCCGAATATAACATCCGCCCGCCTGGACGCATCGTTCTGGTTCCAAACAGAATAGAAACAGATTGGAATCACACAGAGAAACAGAGAAGCCGAAGTCCTCTGTTTCTCTGTTTCTCTGTGTGAAGCCTTTTCAAGACCTATTCCCGAGCGCCGGGCGCCCGGCGCGGGAGAGCCCGCGCCGGGCGTCCGCGCTGCACTACAGCAGGCGAGCCTCCACCTGCTCCACGTCGATGCTCACGCCCATGTTCGGGTCGAAGCCCGACGCGGTGTACACCGCCACCACCTCCAGGTCGGCGTCGCTGGTGATCTGCAGGAAGCCGATGTTGAGCGACCCCAGGTCCAGCCCCATCAGCTCGGCGATCCGGCAGCAGTCGTCCATCGTGGCCGACATCGGCGGCAGCACGATGAAGTCCTTGGCCCTGGGCTGCGAGTAGCGCGGCTC is drawn from Longimicrobium sp. and contains these coding sequences:
- a CDS encoding pyridoxal phosphate-dependent aminotransferase, whose product is MSEASRPLGSDYLLWAKTRSKARFNLTSSGAPFFPLRDLPVRLDELELNGPDVYVPLLEAIGARYGVPVESVFPAMGTSMANHLAMAALLEPGDEVLIEHPGYEPLLAVARYLRAEVRRFARRAEDGFRVDPAEVERQAGPRTRLVVLTNLHNPSGALTDDETLRRVGEVARRSGARVLVDEVYLDALFERPPRTAFHLGPEFVVTSSLTKVYGLNGLRCGWILAEPALVERLWRLNELFSNIGVHAGERLSVAAFRHLDRIAARSRALLEANGAALDAFFRTREDLDWIPHRFGTVSFPRLRSGSADGLCDLLREKYETSVVPGRFFGMPEHFRISLGADPATFAEGLARLGRALDEVALSQQ
- a CDS encoding amino acid permease, which translates into the protein MNAADRAAAPGLARRLGLFDATMIVMGGIVGSGIFVNPHVVARQVHTPALIVGAWAAGGAIALAGAFVYAELAARRPQVGGQYAYLRDAYHPALAFLYGWALLLVIQTGGMAAVAVTFARYFREVTHVPLAEPALAGVALAVLVVVNCLGVRAGSSVQSGLMVLKILAIAALVAAGLFFAGGASETSTAAARPASGGLASFGAAMIPVMFAYGGWQTASFVAGEMRDPRRDLARGLLIGVLGVIALYVAVNVACVLALGAAGLAAEPAPASAVMRLAFGERGAALIAVGIAVSTFGFLSQGMLTAPRVYFAMADDGLFFRRVAWLDPRTRAPVVAIALQGVLALVIALTGTYEQILNYVVSVDFIFFGLTAGTLFVFRRRAARGEADGSEGWSGARVPGHPLTTAFFIAACALIVASTLYKYPANSAIGVAIMLAGLPVYLFWRRRRTA